The Macrobrachium nipponense isolate FS-2020 chromosome 44, ASM1510439v2, whole genome shotgun sequence genome contains the following window.
NNNNNNNNNNNNNNNNNNNNNNNNNNNNNNNNNNNNNNNNNNNNNNNNNNNNNNNNNNNNNNNNNNNNNNNNNNNNNNNNNNNNNNNNNNNNNNNNNNNNNNNNNNNNNNNNNNNNNNNNNNNNNNNNNNNNNNNNNNNNNNNNNNNNNNNNNNNNNNNNNNNNNNNNNNNNNNNNNNNNNNNNNNNNNNNNNNNNNNNNNNNNNNNNNNNNNNNNNNNNNNNNNNNNNNNNNNNNNNNNNNNNNNNNNNNNNNNNNNNNNNNNNNNNNNNNNNNNNNNNNNNNNNNNNNNNNNNNNNNNNNNNNNNNNNNNNNNNNNNNNNNNNNNNNNNNNNNNNNNNNNNNNNNNNNNNNNNNNNNNNNNNNNNGGTGACATGGGCCCTAAGAGGAAAATAAAGCTTGAGGAGAACAACAGAGATGAAGGTGCTGAGATGGAtcatgggaatatcgctgcttgagaaattggaaaatgatgaaataagaagggcaggcttagtactATATTACAGAGGTTGTAATAGTCACAATTGAGATAGTCTGGGCATGTGCTGAGGAAGGATGACAAGGAGGTAGTGaaaagggcttgggaggaacctgttagaggaagatgatcgagagggagacagagaattagatggcaagataaagtgaaggaagatgtgGAGAGCATAGGTTTGGTGAAGGATGATGCCTTtggtagaaggcagtggagaaggtggaTCAGGCAACCAATCCCTTAATGTTGGGATAACAAtgggaaagaagaaaatagaTACTGGATATTTCAAAATCTTATGATGAAAGAAACTGATCAAGAACTAGAATATTCTGGCACAACTGAGACCCTAATTTTAACAGATTAAAAACTGAAGAGGTTAAAAGGTTCCTCGGGAAGACAAAAAAATGTAGGTTGAAAGGGACTGACTAGAGAATGTTAGAACTCTTAGTCAGAATATCATGgaaaatcatattaataataaggaatgaaggaaggagtagaagatgaaaagcataaaaatttCTGGAAAGGCTTTCAGATGCTGACTGAAGTGCCATAGTCAGAGGGATACTGAAAGCAGGAGACATAAAGGGCCACATAGGAACAGATAGCTGGTTTCGAGGATGTTATAAGTAGATCTCAAAAACTGAGATGGTTTGGAATAAGCGATGGAAAGGGATGGGATGAGGAATTTTAGTGAGAAAAACTATGAATACAGAATTAGCAGCATGACAAAATATATGAAGGGCCATGAAACCATGGAATGTACAGGGGACTGATTAGGATTCAGGAAGAACGATTACTAGAGAGAAAAGAGATGGGGGAATTCATTTCACATCTACCCCATAAATGAAAAGGTGACAAAAAACATTATGAAGATGAGGACAATGAAATAAGTTGATAAAATTTCATACTCATCAAAGTACATATAATAATTTTCAAGGTATACACGGTAATGGAATATGTTTTTGTTCCTACCAGTTAATAACGTTCTAAAACCATTCATGGTTGTaaattgcatatacatacataatacctcataataaaaaaaattaataaaagccaTACATAAACAAAGCGAAATTGTAAAGATGTCTTTTATCAAAATTGATGAAATAAACAAtacatttaaaaactaaattgtacctaacttataaaaaagaaataatgaaactcAAAATAATGTAGCATTGCAGATGAAGAAAGCCAAAATGGAAAATTCCCACAAAAAAATTACTCTTACAGCAGAAATTGACAAATTGCAATATGCTGCTGCAAAAATGTGGTAAGGTAAGACACCTGTACAATTATAAAATCAGACACCACATATTGACATAGCTCAACCCTCAAATGGCTCACTCCTGAGAGCCAAGGACTCCACCACATGAACCTCTGACCTGAGCCCCTCATGCATTCTAAGCTCTAAGCAATGATATCAGATGATGGCACTCGAACTCTGATAAAGAACAGGCCCAAGAAAATGTCAAGGCTATAAGAAGAGGCAGGAGGCCAAGAGGTATGTGACTAGAGGAAGACAATAATGTGGCAGAGAATGAATCAGAATCTTAAAATATGAGGAAAGAAAGAACGTGTAGAACAATACTGGATGAGAAATTATATACTTTatagaaaaaagggaaaaggagaaaAGACAGAATAAGATGATGGAAGCAAACTTTTTAGACTCTTAAAACAAGTGGATGAACCTGAAATGTAGGATATGATGATAGAATCAAGAGAAAATGCACCATCTGAGGAAGTTTGTCACCTTTGTCACTTGTTGAAAGAGGCAAGACAATTAGGTAATTATCAAAGATCTGACCAGTATAAAACAAGTgtgtgtggaaaaaaaaaaaaataaaataacaaaggtAGTTGGCAAAGCAAGATCATAAGACATAAAAAACTGTAAAACCAACAAAGTTATGAAAAGATTCATAAGGGGAAAGATGTTTTAGTATATCTTATGAAAGCTCTGAATGAAATATCCTGACTCACTGAGCAAGTGTTAGTATACTGTATCATGATATAAAAACTTGGGTGAACATGTGACCAATGTCTAAAGAATGTGAGACTATCATTGTTCATCAAAGATCAGACAGGACCCAACAACCATTCATCAAAGTAACCAACAGTGTAAAAAAAATCGGAAGCCCCTAATAGCTTGTGTGCAGAAGACCTGGTATTAACTATAACATATATTTAACAATTCCTGAGAGATGCAAGAGTGTAATGGACATTACAGAATTGAAAATCAGAGCAAGAAAAACTGTTTAAGAGGACAGAAACAGATGCATAGGAAATGGATTGGGTCAGAAACATGGCCACATGAAGCCATGGGAATGGTTGTCACAAGAAAGGAGCAGAATTGCAAAGTTTAAATGATATGAGATTTTGAACCCCCACCATACTTAAGAAGATATAATGAAGAGATAAAGAAGGAGGAAGATTTTGTTACAGAGGAAGGGCTGAATTGGCACAGGTAGAATATCTCTTATCTCTTGATTTACTCGTCTAAAAAACAGGAAATAAGGCAGTGAGTTAATCAGAAGATGACCACAATATGGAATAGACAGAGAGAGATCATAATAGATTATCAAAGGGCAGCGAATTAATCAACAATACATGTGTAACACTTGAGTTAATCTCAATACTAGAcatggaaaataaagaataaaagagaaatgagCAGATTCTGATACAGTGtaacaacaaattagttttttGGATGGACTGAGGTTCATGGATCTTGAAGCAGATAAGGAAATAGTCAAATGCCTAGAGAAGATGGAAAACATTCAGATCTCAAAGTATGATCTGGCCACAAGAAAGAGGACAAGTCAAGTGAAGCCAGTCTAAGTGGAAAGACAGATTAGTGGTGGAGCACAAAAGGTTAGAGAGGATTGCTATAGAAGAGGATATGAACTACATGAAAATCCAGGTTGACCCTGCACAATAGAAGAAAATGGAGAAAACTTGTTTCAAAGTAATCCTgtacgtagagagtgaacttctatcaccagaaatacatctctcactcctcaatggaatggccgcgAATCAAattcacgaccaccgaggtgggacgccaacaccataccgaccacaccactgaggcgctaggaattgtgtttgtttgtttgttttgagcACCCATTTGTGGATCAACAAAGTTCATCGAGTGATGGACTTAAATGAATGAAGCCTTCGTTTGCAAGGCAGTCTTAGGCCTTCCAGCAATCAGAAATAACTGTTGTGTTGGGTTTAACGTAATCTTTGATTACACTCAACAATGTGCAAGAATTTAGTAGTCTTTGACTAGCATAACAACACTAAATTTGGTCTCATCTATCTCCATAGTTGTTAAAGGTCcaccaattttcttctttttgtttgagACACCAATGCACAATGACTTCCTTCACAAAACTGGACCAGTCATTAATATTTACGTCATTGATACACAGTTCAGAACTTATAACACTACCTATGGGATCTGTCATTGTTTTTCCAAGTCACAAGCCTAAAGATATTTGAATAACTATGCACAGCCAATTGGCAACCCTTTAAACCGGTGGGTTTTGGGTAGGGTAAAACATAGGGAGAGCCAGCAGACACGTTGTTATCATTATGGGTCCAGCATTGCCTTTACAACAGCGCCTCTTAGTcatataaggtatttttatttattatgctctttaattcttttctgtattttcttccaCATCTGATTTAATGTCTTATTATATTAACAATTTAACAGGCTGCCTGTCTTGTATACTTAAATATTCCCCCAATATGAACTTtggtaataaatataaacatttttacaatAGATAACAACATTGTTATACAAACTGGATATTAAAAACGATGGTTACAGCCTAGTGTACTGCACTTCACATGACCCACAAAAAGGGTTAAAAAGGCTTTCTGCAATGTTTTCTCATCCACAATCTCAATACCTTTCTTATTTTTACATACCTGTTGCCATCATTTTTGTCCTACACAAATGTTCAGTTTTTCCTCACTCTACTTTTCATGACATTTAAGAACACATCTTTTGGTCCAAAATCCACATACTTAAATTACTGGTTTTGTTACACCAATTTTAAATAATTGGTGTACGTATGAACTGAACATGCAACAGTTCATCTGAAGGGTTATTAAAAATTCTTCAAAGTTGGTACAGCTAAATAtgtattattctttataaaatCTTTCAAAGACACTTAAACCTAGAGAAATATATGCATTACAAGAACAGCTATCATAAATACTACATTTATTGAGGGCAGACAACTGGTATAATTATGCAAGCTTATTGAAAACTTACAAACTATGGCTAAAAGAAAGGCAAATGAAGGtaccaaggagagagaggaaagattaAACCGTGATCATGAAAGAAAGAGCCAAATATGTGTCATCGAAAAACCTGAAGAGAAGTCCTTAAGATTGCAAGAGCAAAGTGTTAAGAGATCAATGTCGTCCCTCGCAAGAAACTAACAGTTACCACTCACAGCGATTAGCTGAAAACATGACAGAGCTCATCGTTGTCTACACAATGAAACTGACCAACAGATAAAAAAGTTTGCAAATATGCTGTATGGCAGCATATAAAGGTACTGAAGGTACTGAATTAGTCTGCGCCCCTGATAAATTGTGAATTATgggttttgttttgaaattttgctcccaataaaaaaatcaaaagcagtGCGATGAAGGACCCACTTCACGACTGGCAGCCATATTTAAACGGAGTCCTTCAACTGCCCTCCTGCCCCATGCAACATAGTGCATGCCTCTTGCTAGTAAACATTATAAAGATGCAAACTAGACAGTGACatgacaaacacacacccacatacatagCACAAATACACACTGGTGTAACAACCAATTAGAAACAGATCTCAAGCATCATCCAATAATGTTGTTAAGCTCTTGGGCATCCATCCTCTCTCTGTATGCACGTAAATGATATTCTTGTTAAATGATATATTCAGTTTGCCACATTTGTAAACAGGCCTTCCTTCATGTGTTCGATCAGGCAAAGGAACAAACACTGTTCCCCTTTCCTGACATCTACGCTCTACTACTTCACGCATACTTAGCGTTTCCCTGCGTGCACTACTGATGATATCTGCCCAGTCCACAGACCTTTGTCTTGGGGGAGaaccaggtggtggtggtggtggtgggtctATTAATTTATCAAGACCAGCTAACAATAAATTGAACTGCTCTACAGCACCTGGTTGGAAACTCAGTCCTCGAATACAGACTTCCAATGCCTGCTGAAATTTTTGACGGACTTGCAACCTATTGGTTACACTCTTTGGTATTAAGTCTCTCCAACCTTTGTACCAACTAATGACCTCAGTATAAGGTGGGTTTGATGACAGCCAAGTACCTAGTGACTGAAACCATTGATTGAAAAAGCAGCGTTCCAAAATATCTAAGGTAACCTGAGGAGGTAATAGGTCATCCCAATCCAGAAACCAGTGCCATGGGTCAAGATTTTGGCTGTGAGCAGTTATGGGCATTTCCAAAAGTGCTGCTTCCAGCTTTGGCTGTATATTCGACTGAATTAAAGTTGTCATAGATATCTCACTGAAAACTCGTTTCCAAGGCTGCAAAACCATTTTTGCTGAACGATCGCTTGGATGCCAATGAATTAAAGCGGAAGATAATTTCTGTCGTATAACTGGGTAAACCGACTGAAGGTGATCAACTAACAAGGGAAGCCAAGGCTGAAGCCAAGTATGAATGGGAACTGTGTCTTCTAGAGGATTCCAGTTGTGTACTGCACGTGTTATTCTTGGTAAAATTACGTGCTGAAGTAGGTGGCCTTGGATCCACACTGGAACCAAAGGAAGTGTCCAAGATTCAAGGACTGCTAAAAGTGGGGTGCAGTCTCGAGGTTCCCAGGGTCCCATAACAGTAGATCTTACAGCAGCAGTCCAAGTTTCCCACACCAAATGATGATATGGATCCATAGGAATATCAGTCCCTGGCTGCTGCTGTGCTCCCCCTATATCAACTAGGTTTTGCCACGTGGCAAAAACCTCTTTATGTGCCGTAGGCTGAGCTAGAGGATTCCAGGTCCGTAATAACTCTTTTAAAAGAGGTGTTACATATGTAGGAGCCAAGTAAGGTATCTCATAGGTATAGTATATTTTTGGATACTCTGATTTTATTTCAGTGAATATTGCTGTTGCTTCACTCAAGCTTAAACTCTGTTCTTTGTGCCTAGTATCCAATCTTTCTACTAGGCTTATAACTTGATCTACACTTTCCAATTCTTTCTTTTCTCTATCTAGTAAAGTTTCATATTTTTCCCTCTCATGGTCTAGATGGACTATCCTGTCGCTTTCCCTTTCTTGAGTTCTAGCGTTGATCACTATGTCATCTTCACATTTATCCAATAAAATCTGAAGATTATGCAGCAGCTCTGGAAGATCAAAATGTTCatactttctatttttattttcttcaaattcaTCCATAATATTCTTCTGACCTCCAATTGCATGATAACTGCTAAGAACTCGTGTTTCTGGCCCAGTCATGTCAATTACTTTGGTCTTGGTAATGTGGCTGTCATCAGCAGGTTTCAGTTTCTTAGTCTTACCTTCTCTTATCACCTCCTCAgcacttttgtatatatacttaatcTTTTTCTTGTTGCCCGTTTTTTTCCATTGTTGGAGGAGTtctttgaatttttccttctcttcttcatctGAATCATTTACAGGAAAATCTTTCAGAGACTTTTCACTTCTTTCTGTACCATAGTAACCGATAGCACCCTTTCCTTTCCTCTTGTTAGCCTCGACTGGTGTTGAAATACCCTGCAAGTTTTTACctaatccttttccttcttcaaatCCCATTTTCTTCAAAAGTTTACTGCCAATACCTGAGGTGTGCTTTTCCCAATCTCCTAAACCACTGCCAAGTAGACCAGCATTTCCAGAGCTGGACTGTCCTCCCCGTCGCATACCAGCAATCTCTGTCCTCTGGGGTCCTGAGCTAAATGAAGAATATGACTTCTTACTACTGACAAAACTGGATGGCAGGTGTGGTCTTGGTGTACTTTCCTCatcactagaaataaaaaaaaaaagttgtattacCCCCCCAACATCTACCAAATGCCCTCTTGATTAATGGCAATATATTGTAAGGTACAGTATTTCACAGGCTTACAATAATCCATAATGCAAATGAagctttgaaaacaaaataccacaTGTGCAACATGAAAAAAATGTTATACCCATACGTATAGGTTTTCTAAATTAGAAGAAGTAAAATTTAACCTTTAGGTATCAAGCCTGCTACATGCAGACATCAGGCATCTCTGTCATGTTTTATTTCCAGGTTAATTTTTAGAGATTAGATGTGAAAATACTGTACATGTAAAGAATTTAAATATGTAATTATCTATTGTTTACTAAGTAACTGAGACACTCTTACTAATGAGTGCATCCTTTCTGCCAAgttcttatttttgtttgatGTACCAACAGAATCAAATGCATAAACAATCATAACCAAGGCAAGGGCACTCATGTAAAGGAGCAGGCTTGCATAAAATGTCACAAATAAGACTTACTACATCCCTGAGCATGCACTCATAACCAAGTTTCTTGATGACACAACCTAGGCAGTCACTCATGTTACAAACTTAATTCACTCTTCTATAGgatataattaataaaaggaaataaagatgaaacacACAATAAAAATTCCAATAAAGCCAGAACAGTCATAGTTGAATCCTATTTAAAACTCCACTGTcctcaaaaatatttaattttattctttcacAATAAATCCTACAAGTTTCTAAAGATTcatggatttttctatggactgtATATATCCATTATTTGAACAAAATTCAtgtattcgtggtatttttcacagggaaatattaaaaaattactgtattttcacatCATTATTGTGACTAAAACAACTTTTTCCGATAAATCTATGAAAATACTCAGGTACATATAAGCATTTTTGGAGGAAGTTTTAAATAttcatggattttagctattcacggAAGGATAGGTCGTACCTATCCCCACACAAATACAGGGGACCATGGAGAGGCTGCGAGTTCTGACAAACGTGATGTGGAATCATTTTTTTAGGAATTCTAGGAGTATGTAgaggctgaaggattcctcccCCAACACATATTCAATTGTGACGAAACAAGcttcttttggaaaaaaaaaatgccaatgaGGACCTACATCATGCAGGAAGAAAGTCACTGCTAGAACACAAGCCTATAAAAAGGATAGGCTAATGCTCTTGTTCTGTGGGAATAATACCAATGGGGATTTGAGAGTGGAACCCTTACTGGTGTATAACTCTGAAACTTCCCAAGTGTCTAGAAAAACAATGTCAACATGAGTAAATTGCCTTTGATGTGGAAGGCTAACAAAAAGGCATGGGTCATGAGGCAAATTTTCATTGAGTGGGTCAATGAAGTGTTTTGCCCTATGGTGAATAAATATCTCTTGGAAAATTACTTGCCTCTCATGTGCCTCCTGGTAACAGACAATGACAGAAATTAACTGGCTAAAACCTAACCAATTGTAGAATTCTCCATAAAGGTTTGTTATGCAAACCTATCAGAAGAACTGGACACTAAAAAAGGTGAACCCTGTAGAGGGCTagc
Protein-coding sequences here:
- the LOC135204051 gene encoding tuftelin-interacting protein 11-like, producing the protein MSDNEVEKFEISDYDLENEFNIRRPGRRQTKEQQIYGVWAQEEGDEEEAEAEHIEVPIPRARVLRGGLNFVPGGVQQAGKKDEKRKKDGSGDESESELAPRPMFGATGDSSDEESTPRPHLPSSFVSSKKSYSSFSSGPQRTEIAGMRRGGQSSSGNAGLLGSGLGDWEKHTSGIGSKLLKKMGFEEGKGLGKNLQGISTPVEANKRKGKGAIGYYGTERSEKSLKDFPVNDSDEEEKEKFKELLQQWKKTGNKKKIKYIYKSAEEVIREGKTKKLKPADDSHITKTKVIDMTGPETRVLSSYHAIGGQKNIMDEFEENKNRKYEHFDLPELLHNLQILLDKCEDDIVINARTQERESDRIVHLDHEREKYETLLDREKKELESVDQVISLVERLDTRHKEQSLSLSEATAIFTEIKSEYPKIYYTYEIPYLAPTYVTPLLKELLRTWNPLAQPTAHKEVFATWQNLVDIGGAQQQPGTDIPMDPYHHLVWETWTAAVRSTVMGPWEPRDCTPLLAVLESWTLPLVPVWIQGHLLQHVILPRITRAVHNWNPLEDTVPIHTWLQPWLPLLVDHLQSVYPVIRQKLSSALIHWHPSDRSAKMVLQPWKRVFSEISMTTLIQSNIQPKLEAALLEMPITAHSQNLDPWHWFLDWDDLLPPQVTLDILERCFFNQWFQSLGTWLSSNPPYTEVISWYKGWRDLIPKSVTNRLQVRQKFQQALEVCIRGLSFQPGAVEQFNLLLAGLDKLIDPPPPPPPGSPPRQRSVDWADIISSARRETLSMREVVERRCQERGTVFVPLPDRTHEGRPVYKCGKLNISFNKNIIYVHTERGWMPKSLTTLLDDA